One Sparus aurata chromosome 5, fSpaAur1.1, whole genome shotgun sequence genomic window carries:
- the cyp1d1 gene encoding cytochrome P450 1D1 isoform X1, giving the protein MLQLYVRLLSPLSVERRAAEQLYIRAALNAAGHGEAAPRPAAPGVLPAPPLHALITVHTEPIPAQPMSLAGRQAGRREHRSACFSTMKNSKVKFALCLLTLLLMALRGRKSHHHYSQLDHTKYPPPPGPTPWPLVGNLLQMGDQIHLSLTNLRLQYGDVFKMRLGSLTVVVLSGYSTIRQALVRQGEAFAGRPDLFTFSAVANGTSMTFSEKYGPAWMLHKKLCKNALRSFSQAEPRGSGATCLLEEQVCAEAAEMVEVIREQAAAGDKAGVDPVMPLVTSVANVVCALCFGKRYDYNDKEFLTIVHINNEVLRIFAAGNLADFFPVFRYVPSPSLRKMVQHIRRMNGFMERSIEEHISSFDKNCIRDITDALIALCEDRDESKDTSMLTNSQIIHSVIDIFGAGFDTIIAGLQWSLLYLIKFPDIQDRIHQEIDDHIGTARLPRFSDKPKMPFTEAFIYEVFRHASYVPFTIPHCTTRNITLNGYFIPKDTCVFINQYQVNHDIDLWGDPDTFRPERFLGSSDILNKELTEKVLIFGMGKRRCLGDGFARLEMFVFLTTLLHRLRIENVPGQELDLSTDFGLTMKPRPYRITISSRF; this is encoded by the exons ATGTTGCAGCTGTATGTCCGCCTCCTCTCACCGCTGTCAGTGGAGCGGAGAGCCGCCGAGCAGCTTTATATACGTGCCGCTCTGAACGCTGCTGGACACGGAGAGGCTGCACCACGTCCCGCCGCACCGGGAGTCCTCCCCGCTCCTCCGCTCCACGCGCTGATCACCGTTCACACTGAGCCAATCCCAGCTCAGCCCATGAGCCTAGCaggaaggcaggcaggcaggcgcgAGCACCGCTCGGCTTGTTTCAGCACGATGAAGAACAGTAAAGTGAAAT TTGCTCTATGTCTTCTCACCCTCCTCCTGATGGCCCTAAGGGGCCGAAAGAGCCACCACCACTACTCCCAACTGGACCACACAAAATATCCCCCTCCTCCTGGCCCTACACCGTGGCCCCTTGTCGGCAATCTGCTCCAGATGGGGGACCAGATTCATCTTTCTCTAACCAATTTGAGGCTCCAGTACGGTGATGTTTTCAAG ATGCGCCTGGGCTCTTTGACTGTTGTCGTCCTGAGCGGATACTCCACCATCAGACAGGCACTAGTTCGGCAGGGAGAAGCTTTCGCTGGACGACCTGACCTGTTCACCTTTTCTGCCGTAGCCAATGGGACCAGTATGACTTTCAGTGAGAAATATGGACCAGCCTGGATGCTCCATAAGAAGCTGTGTAAGAATGCCCTCAGGTCTTTCTCCCAGGCTGAACCCAGAGGATCTGGTGCCACCTGCCTGCTGGAGGAGCAGGTCTGTGCTGAGGCGGCTGAGATGGTGGAGGTTATTCGGGAACAGGCAGCTGCTGGAGATAAGGCAGGTGTAGATCCAGTGATGCCCCTGGTAACCTCAGTGGCAAATGTTGTTTGTGCCCTCTGTTTCGGGAAACGGTATGACTACAATGACAAGGAGTTCCTCACGATTGTTCATATCAACAATGAGGTCCTGAGGATCTTTGCAGCAGGAAACCTGGCAGATTTTTTCCCCGTGTTCCGCTACGTTCCGAGTCCATCTCTTAGGAAGATGGTTCAGCACATCCGCAGGATGAATGGATTCATGGAGCGGAGCATTGAGGAGCACATCAGTAGCTTTGATAAG AACTGTATCCGGGACATCACAGATGCTCTGATTGCACTTTGTGAGGACAGAGATGAAAGTAAGGACACGTCCATGCTCACCAACTCTCAGATCATTCACAGTGTCATTGACATCTTTGGAGCAG gatTTGACACCATCATTGCTGGTTTACAGTGGAGCCTTTTGTACCTGATCAAATTTCCTGACATCCAGGACAGAATACACCAGGAGATAG ACGACCACATTGGCACAGCCAGACTGCCCAGGTTCTCAGATAAGCCCAAGATGCCTTTCACAGAGGCATTCATATATGAAGTGTTTCGTCATGCTTCATATGTCCCTTTCACCATTCCTCACTG tACCACGAGAAACATCACCCTGAATGGATATTTCATTCCCAAAGATACATGTGTGTTCATTAACCAGTATCAGGTTAATCATGATAT AGATCTTTGGGGAGACCCAGACACATTTCGCCCTGAACGCTTCCTGGGATCATCAGACATCCTCAACAAGGAGCTGACGGAGAAAGTTCTCATCTTCGGCATGGGGAAGAGACGCTGTCTTGGTGATGGATTTGCACGTTTGGAGATGTTTGTCTTCCTCACCACGCTGCTCCACAGGCTGCGGATTGAAAATGTTCCAGGGCAGGAATTGGATCTTAGCACAGACTTTGGCCTGACTATGAAACCACGTCCATACAGGATCACCATCTCCTCAAGGTTTTAG
- the tmc2b gene encoding LOW QUALITY PROTEIN: transmembrane channel-like protein 2-B (The sequence of the model RefSeq protein was modified relative to this genomic sequence to represent the inferred CDS: substituted 1 base at 1 genomic stop codon) gives MPPKRKNDAIIKVEDVGMEVDVESDSGSEEEARRRAKNRRAKPQRKAKRVSNDEEEDEDEDESPRKRGRKKKAKPRDSDEDEEEDNRSVKSKSSKASRRKAAKEESDEESEDDRRKRNKRKKSVSKQDKEEQNKEKKGNGKGKEGTKSKGGEKDKKKKNGKLSSPGSXHVFPFISSSSDSDSDEESLSEGEMEALKEQVEEKKKVIATLRNQPWRMKRRLVVLKEAQEFVERFEGALGKGRGRKLYAFKVMMAKKLIKFKRDFENFKTACIPWERKIKDVESHFGSSVASYFIFLRWMYGLNLVLFGLMFGLVMLPEILMGLPYGSIPRKTVPREEQPTAMDYSVLFEFGGYCKYSFLFYGYYDHERTIGLLQFRLPLSYLLVGVGIFGYSLMVVIRTMARNANEGGDGAEEGDFTFSWKMFTSWDYLIGNPETADNKYASITTSFKESIVDEQENQKDENIHLRRFLRVLANFMIISCLGGSGYLIYFVVKRSQEFAKSENANLSWFEKNEVEFVMSLLGLVCPPLFETIAELEDYHPRIALKWQLGRIFALFLGNLYTFLFALFDEVNAKLESEKSIKNSTEWIYNQYHANYSSFFNTTDVPPPAVHPADVIRGPCWETAVGIEFVKLIVSDIQVTYLTILIGDFVRAVTVRFLNYCWCWDLEAGFPSYGEFDISGNVLGLIFNQGMIWMGAFYAPGLVGLNVLRLLTSMYYQCWAVMCCNVPHERVFKASRSNNFYMGLLLLVLFLSLLPVVYTIMTLSPSFDCGPFSGQEKMYDVVMETIEQDLPAFIGNIFTYATNPGLIMPAVLLMVLALYYLNALSKGYQQANLDLKRKMQMARDEEKNRRNNKDSTNQVMKDLEDLLPNKSLAPPPIEEEPPPDVVIEKGSKSPKTKPGAARKGVNLQKDVSLAAPNPRAPVTRAPGPRRGPPGNARGPQPGPGRGRGRGGPPRQ, from the exons AGGAAGCCAGGAGGAGAGCTAAAAACAGAAGAGCCAAACCACAGCGCAAAGCCAAGCGGGTTAGCAAtgacgaggaggaagacgaggatgAGGACGAGTCACCGAGGAAAAGAGGACGGAAGAAGAAGGCCAAACCCCGGGACAgcgatgaagatgaagaggaggacaaCCGCAGCGTGAAAAGCAAAAGCTCAAAGGCCTCCAGGAGGAAAGCTGCGAAGGAGGAGAGCGATGAGGAGAGTGAAGATGACCGTCGGAAAAGGAACAAGCGAAAGAAATCCGTGTCCAAACAGGATAAAGAGGAGCAGAATAAGGAGAAGAAGGGGAATGGTAAAGGGAAAGAGGGGACGAAGAGCAAAGGTGGTgaaaaggacaagaaaaagaagaatggGAAGTTGAGCAG TCCTGGATCGTGACACGTCTTTCCCTTTATCAGCTCgtcctctgactctgactctgatgaAGAATCGCTGtcggagggagagatggaggccCTGAAGGAACAagtagaggagaagaagaaagtgatTGCTACATTAAGGAACCAACCGTGGCGCATGAAGAGGAGACTCGTAGTGCTCAA AGAGGCCCAGGAGTTTGTTGAAAGATTTGAAGGAGCTCTCGGGAAAGGAAGAGGCCGGAAGCTGTATGCATTCAAAGTCATGATGGCAAAG aaactTATCAAGTTTAAACGTGACTTTGAAAACTTCAAAACAGCCTGTATCCCCTGGGAGAGGAAGATAAAGGACGTAGAAA GTCACTTTGGATCATCAGTAGCATCCTACTTTATTTTTCTGCGGTGGATGTACGGTCTGAATCTGGTCCTGTTTGGGTTAATGTTTGGCCTGGTGATGCTACCTGAG ATTCTTATGGGTCTCCCCTATGGCTCCATTCCCAGGAAAACTGTGCCTCGAGAGGAGCAGCCCACCGCCATGGACTACTCTGTGCTCTTTGAGTTTGGA GGATACTGCAAGTACTCATTTTTGTTCTACGGATACTATGACCACGAGAGAACGATCGGGTTGTTACAGTTCAGACTCCCCCTGTCCTACCTGCTGGTGGGCGTTGGCATCTTTGGATACAGCCTGATGGTCGTCATACGAAC GATGGCTCGTAATGCAAATGAAGGAGGAGATGGGGCAGAGGAGGGAGACTTCACCTTCAGCTGGAAGATGTTCACCAGCTGGGACTACCTGATAGGAAATCCTGAGACTGCAGACAATAAATACGCCTCCATTACAACCAGTTTTAAG GAATCCATCGTGGATGAACAGGAGAACCAGAAAGATGAGAACATCCATCTGCGGCGGTTCCTCAGGGTTCTGGCAAACTTTATGATCATCTCTTGCCTTGGAGGCAGTGGATACCTCATTTACTTTGTGGTGAAACGTTCTCAGGAGTTTGCCAAGTCGGAAAATGCAAATCTGTCATGGTTTGAAAAGAACGAG GTGGAGTTTGTGATGTCTCTGCTCGGGCTGGTGTGTCCTCCTCTCTTTGAAACCATCGCAGAATTAGAAGATTATCACCCTCGTATTGCCCTCAAGTGGCAGCTGGGACGAATCTTTGCCCTTTTCCTCGGAAATCTTTACACCTTCCTCTTCGCCCTGTTTGACGAGGTTAATGCCAAG ttGGAGAGCGAGAAGTCAATCAAAAATTCCACTGAATGGATTTATAATCAGTACCATGCCAACTACAGCTCCTTCTTCAACACAACAGACGTGCCTCCTCCAGCTGTGCACCCTGCTGACGTCATCAGAGGACCCTGCTGGGAGACTGCAGTGGGAATA GAATTTGTGAAGCTGATTGTGTCAGACATTCAAGTGACTTATTTGACCATCCTGATTGGTGACTTTGTGCGAGCTGTCACTGTGCGCTTCCTGAACTACTGCTGGTGCTGGGACCTGGAGGCCGGATTT CCTTCATATGGAGAGTTTGACATCAGTGGAAATGTGCTCGGGCTCATCTTCAATCAAGGAATGATATG GATGGGAGCATTTTATGCTCCAGGTCTGGTGGGCCTTAACGTTCTGCGTCTCCTGACCTCGATGTACTACCAGTGCTGGGCAGTGATGTGCTGTAACGTTCCTCATGAGCGAGTATTCAAGGCCTCACGATCAAACAACTTCTACATGGGCCTGTTGCTGCTTGTGCTGTTTCTCAGTCTGTTGCCTGTTGTCTATACCATCATGACCTTGTCGCCCTCCTTCGACTGTGGGCCATTCAG TGGCCAGGAGAAGATGTATGATGTGGTCATGGAGACTATAGAACAGGACCTGCCAGCCTTCATAgggaacatttttacatatgCCACTAACCCTGGACTCATCATGCCTGCTGTCCTCCTCATGGT GTTGGCCCTTTACTACCTGAATGCACTGTCAAAAGGATACCAACAAGCAAACCTGGACCTTAAAAGGAAGATGCAAATG GCTCGAGATGAGGAGAAGAACCGCAGGAACAACAAGGACAGCACTAATCAGGTGATGAAAGACTTGGAGGACCTGCTGCCAAACAAGTCTCTAGCACCACCTCCCATCGAGGAAGAGCCTCCacctg ATGTTGTAATCGAGAAGGGCAGCAAGTCTCCGAAAACGAAGCCAGGTGCAGCAAGGAAAGGAGTTAATCTGCAAAAGGATGTTTCACTGGCTGCCCCGAACCCAAGAGCTCCGGTGACCCGTGCCCCAGGGCCGAGAAGAGGCCCTCCTGGAAACGCAAGGGGGCCTCAACCTGGGcctgggagagggagaggtcGGGGTGGGCCTCCTAGGCAATAA
- the cyp1d1 gene encoding cytochrome P450 1D1 isoform X2, with protein sequence MGLSLSLRICSLPAKMRLTFETLPIRENPCVSLSGVTVALCLLTLLLMALRGRKSHHHYSQLDHTKYPPPPGPTPWPLVGNLLQMGDQIHLSLTNLRLQYGDVFKMRLGSLTVVVLSGYSTIRQALVRQGEAFAGRPDLFTFSAVANGTSMTFSEKYGPAWMLHKKLCKNALRSFSQAEPRGSGATCLLEEQVCAEAAEMVEVIREQAAAGDKAGVDPVMPLVTSVANVVCALCFGKRYDYNDKEFLTIVHINNEVLRIFAAGNLADFFPVFRYVPSPSLRKMVQHIRRMNGFMERSIEEHISSFDKNCIRDITDALIALCEDRDESKDTSMLTNSQIIHSVIDIFGAGFDTIIAGLQWSLLYLIKFPDIQDRIHQEIDDHIGTARLPRFSDKPKMPFTEAFIYEVFRHASYVPFTIPHCTTRNITLNGYFIPKDTCVFINQYQVNHDIDLWGDPDTFRPERFLGSSDILNKELTEKVLIFGMGKRRCLGDGFARLEMFVFLTTLLHRLRIENVPGQELDLSTDFGLTMKPRPYRITISSRF encoded by the exons ATG ggtctctctctttctctcagaaTTTGCAGTCTACCTGCTAAAATGAGACTGACGTTTGAGACTCTGCCCATCAGGGAGAACccttgtgtttctctgtctggtGTCACAGTTGCTCTATGTCTTCTCACCCTCCTCCTGATGGCCCTAAGGGGCCGAAAGAGCCACCACCACTACTCCCAACTGGACCACACAAAATATCCCCCTCCTCCTGGCCCTACACCGTGGCCCCTTGTCGGCAATCTGCTCCAGATGGGGGACCAGATTCATCTTTCTCTAACCAATTTGAGGCTCCAGTACGGTGATGTTTTCAAG ATGCGCCTGGGCTCTTTGACTGTTGTCGTCCTGAGCGGATACTCCACCATCAGACAGGCACTAGTTCGGCAGGGAGAAGCTTTCGCTGGACGACCTGACCTGTTCACCTTTTCTGCCGTAGCCAATGGGACCAGTATGACTTTCAGTGAGAAATATGGACCAGCCTGGATGCTCCATAAGAAGCTGTGTAAGAATGCCCTCAGGTCTTTCTCCCAGGCTGAACCCAGAGGATCTGGTGCCACCTGCCTGCTGGAGGAGCAGGTCTGTGCTGAGGCGGCTGAGATGGTGGAGGTTATTCGGGAACAGGCAGCTGCTGGAGATAAGGCAGGTGTAGATCCAGTGATGCCCCTGGTAACCTCAGTGGCAAATGTTGTTTGTGCCCTCTGTTTCGGGAAACGGTATGACTACAATGACAAGGAGTTCCTCACGATTGTTCATATCAACAATGAGGTCCTGAGGATCTTTGCAGCAGGAAACCTGGCAGATTTTTTCCCCGTGTTCCGCTACGTTCCGAGTCCATCTCTTAGGAAGATGGTTCAGCACATCCGCAGGATGAATGGATTCATGGAGCGGAGCATTGAGGAGCACATCAGTAGCTTTGATAAG AACTGTATCCGGGACATCACAGATGCTCTGATTGCACTTTGTGAGGACAGAGATGAAAGTAAGGACACGTCCATGCTCACCAACTCTCAGATCATTCACAGTGTCATTGACATCTTTGGAGCAG gatTTGACACCATCATTGCTGGTTTACAGTGGAGCCTTTTGTACCTGATCAAATTTCCTGACATCCAGGACAGAATACACCAGGAGATAG ACGACCACATTGGCACAGCCAGACTGCCCAGGTTCTCAGATAAGCCCAAGATGCCTTTCACAGAGGCATTCATATATGAAGTGTTTCGTCATGCTTCATATGTCCCTTTCACCATTCCTCACTG tACCACGAGAAACATCACCCTGAATGGATATTTCATTCCCAAAGATACATGTGTGTTCATTAACCAGTATCAGGTTAATCATGATAT AGATCTTTGGGGAGACCCAGACACATTTCGCCCTGAACGCTTCCTGGGATCATCAGACATCCTCAACAAGGAGCTGACGGAGAAAGTTCTCATCTTCGGCATGGGGAAGAGACGCTGTCTTGGTGATGGATTTGCACGTTTGGAGATGTTTGTCTTCCTCACCACGCTGCTCCACAGGCTGCGGATTGAAAATGTTCCAGGGCAGGAATTGGATCTTAGCACAGACTTTGGCCTGACTATGAAACCACGTCCATACAGGATCACCATCTCCTCAAGGTTTTAG
- the cyp1d1 gene encoding cytochrome P450 1D1 isoform X3, translating into MRLTFETLPIRENPCVSLSGVTVALCLLTLLLMALRGRKSHHHYSQLDHTKYPPPPGPTPWPLVGNLLQMGDQIHLSLTNLRLQYGDVFKMRLGSLTVVVLSGYSTIRQALVRQGEAFAGRPDLFTFSAVANGTSMTFSEKYGPAWMLHKKLCKNALRSFSQAEPRGSGATCLLEEQVCAEAAEMVEVIREQAAAGDKAGVDPVMPLVTSVANVVCALCFGKRYDYNDKEFLTIVHINNEVLRIFAAGNLADFFPVFRYVPSPSLRKMVQHIRRMNGFMERSIEEHISSFDKNCIRDITDALIALCEDRDESKDTSMLTNSQIIHSVIDIFGAGFDTIIAGLQWSLLYLIKFPDIQDRIHQEIDDHIGTARLPRFSDKPKMPFTEAFIYEVFRHASYVPFTIPHCTTRNITLNGYFIPKDTCVFINQYQVNHDIDLWGDPDTFRPERFLGSSDILNKELTEKVLIFGMGKRRCLGDGFARLEMFVFLTTLLHRLRIENVPGQELDLSTDFGLTMKPRPYRITISSRF; encoded by the exons ATGAGACTGACGTTTGAGACTCTGCCCATCAGGGAGAACccttgtgtttctctgtctggtGTCACAGTTGCTCTATGTCTTCTCACCCTCCTCCTGATGGCCCTAAGGGGCCGAAAGAGCCACCACCACTACTCCCAACTGGACCACACAAAATATCCCCCTCCTCCTGGCCCTACACCGTGGCCCCTTGTCGGCAATCTGCTCCAGATGGGGGACCAGATTCATCTTTCTCTAACCAATTTGAGGCTCCAGTACGGTGATGTTTTCAAG ATGCGCCTGGGCTCTTTGACTGTTGTCGTCCTGAGCGGATACTCCACCATCAGACAGGCACTAGTTCGGCAGGGAGAAGCTTTCGCTGGACGACCTGACCTGTTCACCTTTTCTGCCGTAGCCAATGGGACCAGTATGACTTTCAGTGAGAAATATGGACCAGCCTGGATGCTCCATAAGAAGCTGTGTAAGAATGCCCTCAGGTCTTTCTCCCAGGCTGAACCCAGAGGATCTGGTGCCACCTGCCTGCTGGAGGAGCAGGTCTGTGCTGAGGCGGCTGAGATGGTGGAGGTTATTCGGGAACAGGCAGCTGCTGGAGATAAGGCAGGTGTAGATCCAGTGATGCCCCTGGTAACCTCAGTGGCAAATGTTGTTTGTGCCCTCTGTTTCGGGAAACGGTATGACTACAATGACAAGGAGTTCCTCACGATTGTTCATATCAACAATGAGGTCCTGAGGATCTTTGCAGCAGGAAACCTGGCAGATTTTTTCCCCGTGTTCCGCTACGTTCCGAGTCCATCTCTTAGGAAGATGGTTCAGCACATCCGCAGGATGAATGGATTCATGGAGCGGAGCATTGAGGAGCACATCAGTAGCTTTGATAAG AACTGTATCCGGGACATCACAGATGCTCTGATTGCACTTTGTGAGGACAGAGATGAAAGTAAGGACACGTCCATGCTCACCAACTCTCAGATCATTCACAGTGTCATTGACATCTTTGGAGCAG gatTTGACACCATCATTGCTGGTTTACAGTGGAGCCTTTTGTACCTGATCAAATTTCCTGACATCCAGGACAGAATACACCAGGAGATAG ACGACCACATTGGCACAGCCAGACTGCCCAGGTTCTCAGATAAGCCCAAGATGCCTTTCACAGAGGCATTCATATATGAAGTGTTTCGTCATGCTTCATATGTCCCTTTCACCATTCCTCACTG tACCACGAGAAACATCACCCTGAATGGATATTTCATTCCCAAAGATACATGTGTGTTCATTAACCAGTATCAGGTTAATCATGATAT AGATCTTTGGGGAGACCCAGACACATTTCGCCCTGAACGCTTCCTGGGATCATCAGACATCCTCAACAAGGAGCTGACGGAGAAAGTTCTCATCTTCGGCATGGGGAAGAGACGCTGTCTTGGTGATGGATTTGCACGTTTGGAGATGTTTGTCTTCCTCACCACGCTGCTCCACAGGCTGCGGATTGAAAATGTTCCAGGGCAGGAATTGGATCTTAGCACAGACTTTGGCCTGACTATGAAACCACGTCCATACAGGATCACCATCTCCTCAAGGTTTTAG
- the LOC115580996 gene encoding retinal dehydrogenase 1-like, translating into MSDTGVGMKQSGGTSAPPSTEGKHPNMNSQQQSGNGCNHQGPNQNHKLETVELPEMQVLPMPIPDPPIQYTKLFINNEWHESCRGGKIPVYNPATGKLLCEVEEADNEDVDKAVRSARAAFEMGSLWRSMDASDRGQLLTRLADLVERDRLLLATLEALDSGKVFLMAYFVDLMATIKTLRYYGGWADKIHGKTIPVDGEYFTYTRHEPIGVCGQIIPWNFPVMMFAWKIAPALCCGNTVVIKPAEQTPLSALHMAALIKEAGFPPGVVNVVPGYGQTAGCAISHHMDIDKVAFTGSTAVGKLIQKAAGDSNLKRVTLELGGKNPNIVFADCDLEYAVEQAHSGLFFNQGQCCLAGSRVFVEEPIYKEFVRRSVEKAKSKVLGNPLLPGVDQGPQIDQKQFDKIMELIESGKREGATLECGGAVWGHPGLFIQPTVFSNVTDDMRIAKEEIFGPVQQIMCFRSVHEVIQRANTTHYGLAAGVFTSDIDKALTVSSALQAGMVWVNCYNAMSAQCPFGGFKMSGNGRELGEYALQEYTEVKAVTIKISQKNS; encoded by the exons ATGTCTGATACCGGAGTGGGGATGAAGCAGAGTGGAGGCACCTCAGCACCACCTTCCACAG AGGGAAAGCATCCCAACATGAACTCCCAGCAACAGTCTGGTAATGGTTGCAACCACCAGGGTCCCAACCAGAACCATAAACTAGAGACTGTAGAGTTACCTGAGATGCAGGTCCTGCCCATGCCAATCCCAGACCCTCCCATTCAATACACCAAG TTGTTCATCAATAACGAGTGGCATGAGTCCTGCAGAGGTGGGAAGATTCCTGTGTATAATCCTGCTACAgggaagctgctgtgtgaagtGGAGGAGGCTGACAAT GAAGATGTTGACAAGGCAGTGAGGAGTGCCAGAGCCGCCTTCGAGATGGGGTCACTGTGGCGATCCATGGACGCCTCAGACCGGGGTCAACTCCTGACAAGACTCGCAGACTTGGTGGAGAGAGACCGGCTTCTACTGGca ACACTGGAGGCTCTGGACTCTGGCAAAGTGTTTCTTATGGCATATTTTGTGGATTTGATGGCAACAATCAAAACCTTGAGATATTATGGTGGCTGGGCAGACAAGATTCACGGCAAAACCATCCCTGTAG ATGGAGAGTATTTCACTTATACAAGACATGAACCCATTGGAGTTTGTGGACAGATCATACCT TGGAACTTCCCTGTGATGATGTTTGCATGGAAGATTGCTCCTGCTCTGTGCTGTGGGAACACTGTGGTCATCAAACCTGCTGAACAGACCCCATTATCAGCCCTACACATGGCTGCACTCATCAAAGAG GCTGGGTTTCCCCCAGGTGTGGTGAACGTGGTGCCTGGTTACGGTCAGACAGCAGGCTGTGCCATTTCCCACCACATGGACATCGACAAAGTCGCCTTCACTGGATCGACTGCT GTTGGGAAACTCATCCAGAAGGCTGCAGGTGACAGCAACCTGAAAAGAGTTACACTAGAACTCGGTGGAAAAAACCCAAATATTGTCTTTgctgactgtgact TAGAGTACGCAGTGGAGCAGGCCCACAGCGGCCTGTTCTTTAACCAGGGTCAGTGCTGTTTGGCTGGATCCAGGGTGTTTGTAGAGGAACCGATTTACAAGGAGTTTGTCCGCCGCAGTGTGGAGAAGGCTAAATCCAAAGTCCTTGGAAACCCACTGCTGCCGGGGGTCGATCAAGGACCACAG ATTGACCAGAAGCAGTTTGATAAGATAATGGAGCTGATAGAGAGCGGGAAACGGGAGGGGGCCACGCTGGAGTGTGGGGGGGCCGTGTGGGGTCACCCGGGACTTTTCATCCAACCCACCGTCTTCTCAAATGTCACAGACGATATGCGTATCGCCAAAGAAGAG ATTTTTGGTCCAGTGCAGCAGATCATGTGTTTCCGTAGCGTCCATGAGGTCATCCAGAGAGCCAACACCACACACTACGGCCTGGCAGCAGGAGTGTTTACCAGTGATATTGACAAAGCACTGACTGTATCCTCTGCTCTGCAGGCTGGCATGGTCTG GGTGAACTGCTACAACGCCATGAGTGCTCAGTGTCCCTTTGGTGGCTTCAAGATGTCGGGGAATGGGAGGGAACT gggGGAATATGCGCTTCAGGAGTACACTGAGGTCAAGGCAGTCACCATCAAAATCTCACAGAAGAACTCATAA